A region of the Cyanobium usitatum str. Tous genome:
GGTGGTGCTCAGCGACGGCGGCGAGCTGGCGGCCGATCTGGTGGTGTATGCCACGGGCTACGGCTCAATGAACCGTTTCCTGGCGGATCTGATCTCCCCCGAAGTGGCCGACAAGCTGGGCAAGGTGTGGGGGATGGGCTCCGACACTCCCAAGGATCCCGGCCCGTGGGAGGGGGAGCTGCGCAACATGTGGAAACCGACCCAGGTGGAGAACCTCTGGATCCACGGCGGCAACCTGCACCAGTGCCGCCACTACTCCCTCTATCTGGCGCTGCAGCTCAAAGCGCGCCTCGCCGGCCTTGACACGCCGGTGTACGGCCTGGCTCCCAGCTTGCATCAGAGCTGAAGCGAGCCTGCCGGGTCCGGGCACAATGCGCCTGCCGGTCGTCGTCTGGAGCCAGGTTCGATGATTCACCCTGCCCGCCCGCTTGGCGTCCTCGCGGCGCTCCTGCCTGCTGTAGCAACGGTCGCCAGCGGCGCTCCGGCCCTTAGCCAGCAGGTTCCCGTTGTGGCTCCCCGTCACGAACAGCTAGCCCCGGTGCCGGGAGCTCCGACCGCCCAGGTAGGGGTGGCGGTGAGGCGCCTCGGCGGCCAGCCGCTCGATCACGACTTCCACGCCCTGCAGGGGCGGGAGCTGCGCCTGCGGGAACTAACCATTGCCCCAGGAGGCAGCATCACCTTGCACCGCCATGACCAGCGCCCCGGGGTTGCCTACATCCTCGAGGGCCAGATGACGGAATGGCGCGGTCCCGGGTTCACCCCCAGGGTGATCGGCCCCGGAGAGGCGGTCTTCGAAGCCACCGGCGTCAGTCACTGGTGGCGCAATGAGGGCACCAGCCCAGCCCGGGCTTTGGTGGTCGATATCGTTCCGGTCTCCGCACCCTGAGGCGGCAGGGCAGCCTTCACGGTCAAGCTGGTGCGGCTGGTGCCCCGGTTCAGAGCGGATCTCGCCATGCGGATGGCACCGGAACTCCGCTGATCATTGCCCAGCAGAACAATGAATGCGGTATCGGTTGCGGTGGCCTACTGGCATACCCAGGATCAATGGGGTGTGCGCGGCCGATTCAGAGGCCTCCTGCACCGCCTCCGGCGTTTCGATCACGGCCAACAGCGCCTATTTCAACCCACCATTGGCGAAATCGAAGCGAAAACCCATGTCTTAGTGGCTCTTGACGCAATAGCTGCCTGAGGGATAAAAACCCAGCGGACAACCGCCTTTTGCCATATCGCTTACCTTTATTTTTGGTTGCCACTGAAGCCATTGGAAGCAAGAGCATGGCTATTGATTTAGTGGATTGACACCGCATGTAGGTTTGGTATGTTCTGAACATCACGCAAATATCAGATGATTACCGGATCCGAACTGCTCGCCAAAGTCAAGGAAATGGGCGATGTCTCCAAGTCAGAGCTCGTGCGTGAGTGCGGCTATGTGAGCACCAAAAAAGACGGCGGCGAACGCCTCAACTTCACCGCGTTCTATGAGGCCCTGCTCGGTGCCAAGGGGGTAAGCCTCGGCAGCGATAGCGGCGGCCGGGGCAAAGGGGGGCGCAGCCTTAGCTATGTCGCAACTGTTCAGGGCAACGGCAATCTGCTGGTGGGCAAGGCCTACACCGCCGTGCTCGACCTAATTCCCGGCGATGAGTTCGAGATCAAGCTGGGCCGTAAGCAAATCAAACTTATTCCTTTGGGCAGCGCAGAGGAGGAGTGAGCAGATCGAGTTCCACCCAGACTCCACATCACTGGTAGCGGTGGCCTGATTGCGAACCGCTGAGCCAAACAGGTTGTTGAAGTGGGCGAGGTGGAGAGGAAATTCGTGGGCTCCCATTGTCTACGGCGACCACCCGATCACTCATTCCCTGCGATTTCATGTTGCTGGCAGCGCCTGCAGAGCCCATGGATTTCAAAGGTGTGGAACAGCGGCCTGAAACCCTGCAGCAAAACCGCACCCAGCCCCAGGCTGCCACTGCTAATCCGACAAAGGGGGAGAGCCTGGATAAGACCGCACTGCACACAGGTGAGATGGTGTTCATCTCGATCCACCGGCGCATAGACGGCCTCACCGCTGGGGAGCTTGCGGCAGCGCACTAATCCGGCTTGCTGCAGTTGTTTGAGAACCCTGTAAACAGTTGCCAGGCCGGTGCTGTGCCGCGTTGCTCTCAAGCGTTGGTGCAGTTCCTGGGCGCTGAGCTCGCCGTCCGCCTGCTGGAGCAGCTGGAGCAGGGGCTGCTGCCTGGGAAAAGAAGTCGCGGAAGCCATTGGGGTCGATCCGGGCGGCTGCCTTTGCTAGAACGACAACCATTCTCACTCTTGGACCCGACCCAGCTTGGCCATGGCCTTCTCCAGCCCCGTTCCCGCCGCCTAGCGTTTGCCAGTGACCGTGCTCACCGGTTACCTCGGGGCCGGCAAGACGACCCTGCTCAACCGGATCCTCACCCACGAGCACGGCCTCAAGGTGGCGGTGATCGTCAACGAGTTCGGCGAGGTGGGCATCGACAACCAGCTGGTGGTTGATACCGATGAGGAGATCTTCGAGATGAACAACGGCTGCATCTGCTGCACCGTGCGCGGCGATCTGATTCGGATCATCGGCAACCTGATGAAGCGGCGTGATCGCTTCGACCACCTAGTAATTGAAACCACCGGCCTGGCCGATCCGGCCCCGGTGATTCAAACGTTCATTGTCGATGAAGACCTGCGCGATGAACTGCGGCTGGATGCGGTGGTCACCCTGGTGGATCTCAAGCACGTTGAGCTGCATAGGGATACGGAGGAGGTGCAGGAGCAGCTGGCCTTCGTCGATGTGCTGGTGCTCAACAAGGCCGATCTGGTGAGCGACATCAACCCCGTGGCTCGCCTGCTCACCAGCCACAACGCCGATGTACCGATGCAGGAGCTGTTAGGCGTTCAGGCCTTCGAGCTGGAGCGTGCCCTAAGCCTCGATCCAGGCTTTTTGGTGGACGAGCACGCCCATGAGCATGACGATGCCGTGGGTTCTGTGGCGCTGGTGGAGGAGCGGCCCATGGACATGGAAAAGTTGGGCAGCTGGATCTCAGAGCTGGTGAGCAGCCGCGGTCCGGATCTGTTCCGCATGTCCCGTGTCAATCAGGTTGATGGTGAGTTTCTAGCCATCACCAGCACCGGTGGTGACTTGCTGCTGCTCGATTTCCGCGCCGGCTGTGAGGAGCTGCTGCGGGGCAACCATGACAGCAGCCTTGACGTGGTGGGTTTCAGCGGCAATGGCCAGTTCCTGATGGCCGCAGGTCAGGTCGGCGAGCTGCTGCTCTGGGAGCTGGGTGGCACCGGGGTGCGGCCGCTGGCCATGGATCCCATCCCCCTGGGCAGCGGCTGGATCGATGCAGCGGCCTGGCAGCCGGGTGGCTTACTGCGGGTCAGCTCATCAAGCTGAACTTTGACCAATACTGTCAGGCGCCGCCACTCGAGCCTTACTTACGATCAAGCTGGTCGAATCGCCGCTCGCTAATGATCTTGGCCAATTCCAGGAAATAGCCGGCGGTGCACCACTTGCCATGGTTGCGGTCGCGATTCACTACATCAGTCCTGACCTCAGCAGCCTCCGCCATTACTAGATCTAGCTCCCCTTGAGGCAACTCATAAAGCTCTTGTAGCTCAACCGAGCGGTCAAGCAGGTGACTTTTAAACCACTTTGGATTAAGTTCTTGAGGGGGGATGTCCAAATGAAATTAGTTCTTGCTTAGAATTCGCATTCTACAGCATTGTCCTCTTCCTGCCATTCATTCATAAAGTCCTCGAAGCTTGAGTGGAAGCCAGGGTTGTTTAGATAAATATCCACAAGATCATCCAAGGCGATGAATTCAGGAATAAACGCATCAGGCTTTTGCTTGTAGCCATGCAAGATTTCTTCCTTATTCACTTTACAAGAGTCCCAATTGTCCACCATAGGCGCCACTGGCAGGCCTTAGGTGGCGAAGCAAGCTCCATCGACCTTATCAATGACCTGCTGGACAAACCCGGAAATCGGCACCCTATACGGGCCTCGCTGATCACGTTAGTTCCAATCAAAAATATTCCCTTGCGTTGCCTGACCGGAGTGCTGCGCAGCATGGGCCAGTCCTGACTGGTTAATGAGGAGATCAGCAACACTCGCTCATACTATGAGAGCCATTTCTTCCTGGCTGGTGCGACGAAACATGTAACCTTTGCCTCGCGTTGTAAGAATAAGTTCTGGAATCTCTACATCCTCTTCCACTTTTGCGCGCAGTCGTGATATGTGAACGTCTACCACTCTACTGTCATTAGATTTCGTGGGTCTGTAGCCCCAAACCTGCTCAAGGATGTCCAACCGACTCACTGGCTCACCTGCACGGTTGATCAATAGCTCTAGCAGACTGAATTCCATTCCCGTAAGACGGATGCGCTCATCACCGCGATAGGCCTTACGGCGCGTTAGATCAACTCTGAAATTGCCTACAATGAGCCAATGACTGCTTGCAGGCTTGCGGTCAGCACCATTATTTGTTTGCTTGCCGCTGAGAAGGGATGGAGAGCTTCTTCTCAGCACACAGCGAATACGTAGCTCAAGCTCTTTAGGGCTAAATGGCTTGAGTATGTAGTCATCGGCGCCAAGCTTTAGTCCAGTGAGGCGGTCGCCTACATCACCCAAAGAAGTGAGCAAAATAATCGGCACTTCTGTTTGAGCCCGGATCCGCTCGGTCACAGCGAAGCCATCAAGCTCTGGCATCATCACATCAAGAACAAGTGCATCCGGCTCAAAGCTGCGGAAGAGTTCAAGAGCCTGCATGCCATTGACTGCCGCAGCCACCTCAAAGCCAGCTAGACGCAGCCGCGTTTCCAATATGCGCCGGATGTTCGCCTCGTCATCGGCAATCAGTATTCGGATGGGATTGGTACGACGTTCTGGGGTCAAAACACTCCGAGCGCCGCAAGATCGGCCAATACATAGGAGGAATCACCGTTGATCGCGGATTGCGAACAAGAATCGTCATAGAAGCAACTCTCCTATCCGCCGCCCCTTGCCCTTGCTCCTAACCGCGCAAAGCCTCAGCATTTAGTTGCTGCATCAGCCACAGGAGCAGACCTACTCAGACCACCAGCTGGAGGTGCCGGCTGCTGAACAGCTCTCCGGTGCAGTTCACCGGCAATAACGCAGAGCGGCCAGCCAGGTACCAAGCATCTACCAAGGCAGCGCTGGAGCGGGGGTAGAGCTCTCCAGCCAAGATCCAGAGCTCGTCATGCAGCACCTGCGTCTGGTCCGGTGTGCCTACGTACCAAGGCGACTCAGGGTCCTGCGACAGCTCCTCATGGAGCAGCAGGAGTCCCTCAAGTACGCAGTTAGCGAGCTCAGGCGTCATCGGCTTTGCTAGCCCCACCTTGCGGTGCGGCTACCCAAGAACGTCCATCCACGCACACCAAGGTGCGCCAGATCAAGTACTGACCCCAACGGGTTGCGCTCATTGCTCACGATCACAGCTGTAGTGCTCAGCAGTACCGGGCAACTGGGCTAATTCCTGGTATTTGGATCGAGTGCCTGCCACCACCAGCGCCCATCGGAACAACTGGGAACCCCGGCGTTATTGGTACGTGGTAATTGTGTCGGCGTTGCTGTTGGGGATATCTGCTCCATCCACAGCGCCTTTGAAAGCCAATGCTTCCAGAGCGGCGCCCTCACAGAAAAAATGCTGCGCGGCCCAACTGCTGGATTGGGCACCGGTCGCCATAAGCAGCAGCAGGCCCATGGCAATGGCAACAGGCTATCTAAGCAATTTCCTCTCTCTTACGGCACGCAGGCACGATCCACATTGGCAGTGACTTAGCTGCGTCGTCATCAGCCAACTGCACCGAAACCATGGGCCAGAATCAAGCCTATGGAGCTCCATGCAGACCTCAGTCAGCGGGCAGTGCTCGACACCAACGCTCTCGAATGGAACCACTCCCCGATGGCGGGGGTGGAGCGGCACCTGCTTGATCGCAATGGCGGCGAAATAGCCCGGGCAACCTCGATCGTGCGCTATGCCCCAGGCAGCCGCTTTGAGCGCCATTTTCATGGCGGCGGCGAGGAGATCCTGGTGCTGGAGGGCACCTTCTCAGATGAGCAGGGCGACTACCCAGCCGGCAGCTACCTGCGCAACCCCGCTGGCTCTAGCCATGCTCCATTCAGCGAGACGGGCTGCACCATTCTGGTGAAGCTGCACCAGATGCACCCTGCAGATCAGCAGCAGCTGGCAATCAATACCAATAAAGAAGCCTGGCTTCCTGGTTTAGTCAAAGGGTTGGAGGTGATGCCGCTACACGCCTTTGGCTCTGAACATCTAGCTCTGGTGCGTTGGGCGCCGGGCACGGTGTTTCACCCCCACAGCCATCCAGGTGGGGAGGAGATTCTGGTGCTCTCTGGCGTATTCCAGGACGAACATGGCACCTATCCGGCTGGCAGCTGGCTGCGCAATCCAACCGGCAGCGTGCACAGGCCATGGAGCGAAGCCGGTTGCACGATCTGGGTTAAGACCGGCCATCTGCCGGAGACGATGGCTCAGCAGTGCTAGGTGGTGGCAATCGACGCTCCACCTGTAAAAAAACAAACCAGGCAATCCCTGCGGTGATGCCACCAGTCCAGTCGTTGCGAAGCAGCTCAATGATCGACACCGTGCTTGAGCCGATACGCAGGCCCCGCAGCAGGAAACGGCCTAGCTGCTCAAGGCGGGAAGGACTGCTTGACATCATCTACGCAAGAGGATCATGACAATATTTACAGAATCATATTCAACGGCCTGACCTGGTTGGACCAGAAACGCTGCCATCAGCAAAGGCTGCCCGAACGAATTGGTTACAATCGTAGCTATTTGTTGAAGCAGCCCAACCGACCCGGACCTTCACATTCAGCCGCCTGGGCAGGCTTAATAAAACTGCCATCCAAGCGATCCAATCCAGTCATTTATATTCTACCTATAAAGGATCGACCGGCAAGAGATGCGGACCCCTAGATTATTTAAGAGCTTCGTGAGATGCCATCCAGGCCAGCACCCGTTCGGTGATGACACAGCTTGTCATTGATTCACAAAACATTCCGCCGAGGCTCACGGGTGCCATGCAACGAACCCGATTATCCCGCCAGGACTCCGCGCTCTCGCCACAACACATATCCTAAGCTTGCAGTGCTGCTGGGATTCGCTTGAAAAAAATCACTGGTCCACTGCGCAGAGCAATGATCTATGGAGCGGTCAGCTACGGAGGACTTGTTCTGATCAACAATTCAGAACTGCACCTACCAAACATGTGGATAGCCTATCTGCCAATGTTTGTCGGAGTCTATGTGTTGACCCAGTGGCTAGATCGAAAAATTAGTGGGTAAAAAAGCTAAGCAACTTGGCGAAGGGCTTATTTAGAAACAGAAAGGGTCTCTAATCTGCTGGAGCCACCATGGGTCGTAGCGGGTACGCTGAGGAATATTGCGGGCCTGGGTGCTCACAGTTTAATAGAGATACTTAGCTAGAATGAAAACTTAATGACCGATACGGACAGTAGATTCAAATGAGCCCGTTTTCAGCCATACCCCTTTGGTTTACATGGGCTTTATTTTCAGCAATTTTCGCTAGTGCGTCTGCAGTACTCGGAAAAATAGGACTTGAAAATGTTGAAGCCGACTTAGGCACCCTTATCCGCACAGGAGTCATATCAATATTCCTACCATTGCTAATAATTGCAACCGGAAAATGGAGCAATCCATTTGAACTATCTCAACAGACTTGGGTATTCATAACCCTTTCAGGCATAGCTAGTGGCCTGTCTTCATTCTGCTTTTTTAGAGCCTTGAAACAGGGAGATGCATCATTAGTAGTACCCGTTGATCGCCTGAGCCTGTTGCTAGTCGCTCTTATTGGCTTCGCCTTTCTTGGCGAACGCCCCTCGGCCATTGGCTGGACAGGACTATTACTCATCGGCGGAGGCGGATTGCTGTTATCGCTAGCCGAATAGGTTTTAAACTAGACAATACTTCCAGGCGTTGGGAATCATATTATTCGCGAACCTGCAACACCCCAATTTATCGCTACCCGATCCGCAAACTATACTGAAAATATCAAGCTCTATCGAAAATGCAATATTACTCCTGCGCGCTTCCCTCAACTTTCCCAAGGACGTTACCCCATACATCGCCCTTAACATCTCCCCAAACGCTTCCCTCTACATTGCCATTTACATTGCCTAATACGTGGCGACCAACATTTGCGCCAACATCGCGGCCAACATATCCTTCTACACTTCCTTCAACGTCTCCATATATATCGCCGCGGACACTGCCTTGAATGTTTCCCGCAACATCGCCCCAGACATTTGCATTGACTTGGAGAATCCGAAGCTTGCCGTCTACCAGCCCAAAGGTGACAAGCTTATTGATTTCCTCGATCTCAGACATTCTCTTAGATATTAAGTGAACAATGCAGCTTAGCCCATGCGGAGCATTGGCAAAACATTATTCACCGTGACTGCGATCCCATTGCAGCGTCAGCCCAGGTTGCTCTATGCAGGCTATTGCTAGCGGATGACCAACCAGTTCAGAAGAAATGCAGGCTGTTATCAAGCTGCGCAGTAGGGGATAGCGCTCCACCATCGCTGCGTATTCGGGTGAATTGCGATAGGAGTGCTCCAAAAGCCGGTAGTCCTGATCTGGCTGCATCGCACCTGCGGGAGCGCCGTACAAAATCGAAGCGGGCTCTGCCTGGTCCAAGTCCGTTTCAGGCTCGATGGGCCTCAGACCAAATTTTTCGGTTGTCATGGAAATACTGAGTAGGGGCGCTCGGGGTTGCTGCATAGCGCTCCGCTACAAACCTGGCGCAACGGCAAGCCAATGGAGCCTGCTGTCAGCGGGATCAAACAGAAGCAGCTGCCTCAGTGGTTTTGCTGGAGGGCCCTAAGCCCCATTTCTAGACAGCCAATCCATAGGCCTCGCCAGCAGCCGGATCGCTGATTCCCAGCTCCAGGCGCCAATCGCTGATGGGGCGCTCCCAGCCCTCCTCCCAGCGGGCCGCCGCCAGGCAGTGGGCCTGATGGCCGATCGCCATGCCGTGGGCCACCGCCTGGGCTAGCTCCTCATAGCGATGCAGCTGAAAGCGGAAGCTGGCTAGTTGGCCGGCGGTGGTGAGCAGCACGTAGGCGGGAAAGCCGATTTGGGCGGCGGTGATCGCCAGTACCCCACTCTCTCCGGCGGGCATGGTGCCAAAACCAGCCACCACATGGTGGATGTCGTGGGTGGTGGCCACCCGTTGGGTGAGCCATTGGGCCTCGCTAGCGATTGGGCGCGGCCGGAAAAATTCGGGGTCGTAGTTGAGCCTGCGAATCAGTTCGGCGTAGCTGCGGCCCAAGCTCCCCTCTGGTAGCTGGATCAGCCGCTCGATGTCGGGCTGCAGCGGCGGATAGCGCTGCTCGAGCATTTCTGCTCCACCAGCCACCTCCTTAAAGCGCCGTATCGAATCGACCATCTGGGGGCTGTCGATCATGTTGTCGACCAGATCCGCCACGGAGCTCAGATCACCACCGCTGCGGCCAATAGCCGCCAGCAGTTTGAGGTTGTTGGCTGCCCGCAGCAGCTCCCCGAACCGTGACATTAATCATTCTCCGCTGCCACCAGGATGGCCCAGCCCGCTGACGCTGATAGGTTTCTGCCATGGGCAATCCGCCATAGCTCCTTTTTGCAGCACATCCGATCCGGTTGTTGTGTCAGCGCCGGTCTTTTGCGCCGGCAATCCAACTATTGATTTGCAACTCCATGTTCAGACCCCACCGCGATGTCCTGGCTGGTCTTGTGGTGGCCTTCGCCATGATTCCAGAGGCCATTGCTTTCTCCGGCATCGCCGGCGTTGATCCACGCGTTGGCCTTTTTGGAGCCTTCATCCTGGCCGTCACTCTGGCAGTAGTGGGCGGGCGCAGCGCCATGATTACCTCCGCCACCGGCTCCACTGCCCTGTTGATGACGGGCCTGGTGCAGCAGGGCGAGGGGCTTGGCGCGGGCTTGGGCCTGCAATACCTGCTGGCCGCCGGGATCCTCACCGGCATCCTGCAGATCGCCTGGGGCTACCTGCGCCTGGCCCACCAGATGCGCTTTGTGCCCCAGCCCGTAATGGCCGGCTTTGTTAACGCCCTGGCAATCCTGATCTTCCTGGCCCAGTTGCCCCAACTTGGCTTGGATTTCTTCCACCCAGACAAGCAAGCGATCAGCGCCGCCCAGCTGCCGGCGGTGTACGGCCTGCTTGCCCTCACCCTGGCGATCATCTACTTGCTGCCACGGCTCAGCACCGTTGTGCCCTCAGCGCTGGTGGCAATCCTGCTCAGCACAGGGCTTTCGATTCACCTAGGGCTGGATGTGCCCACGGTGGCATCCCTGGGCATCCTGCCCAGCGGCCTGCCCCAGTTTGGCCTGCCCCAGGTGCCCTTCAACCTCAGCACCCTGGGGCTGATCCTGCCCACCGCCTTGGCGATCTCCTTGGTGGGTCTGATGGAAACCTTCCTCACCCAGGACATCCTTGATGACCTCACCGACAGCAGTAGCTCCAAAAACATTGAGGCCCGCGGTCAGGGCATCGGCAACATTGTTAGCTCCCTGTTTGGTGGCATGGCTGGTTGCGCCCTTGTGGGCCAGTCGGTGATGAACGTGGGCTATGGCGGCCGCAGCCGCCTATCGACCTTGACCTCAGGCGTGAGCCTGCTGGCGATGATTTTGCTGGCAAGCAATTGGGTGAATCAGATCCCGATGGCCACCCTGGTGGGGGTGATGGTGATGATCGCCATCAATACCGCCAACTGGGATTCGATCCGCGCCATTCGCCGCATCCCCAAAAGCGATTCCGCTGTGATGCTGCTCACGGTGGTTGTCACCGTGCTCACCCACAACCTGGCGGTTGGTCTGCTGGCGGGCGTGGCCCTAGCCGGCATCTTATTTAGCCGCAAGGTGGCCAAGGTGATTGAGGTGAGCAGCGAGCTTTTAGCTCCAGATCATCGGCTTTACAGGGTGCGGGGTCAGTTGTTCTTCGTGAGCACGATCTATTTCCGCCAAGGCTTCGATCTTCACGACCATCCAGACCGCATCAGCATCGATATGGCAGAAGCCCACATCTGGGACCAGAGCGGTGTAACAGCCCTTGATCAGGTGATCCGCAAAATGAAGCTGAAGGGCAGCTCAGTGGAGGTGCTTGGTCTTAATCCAGAGAGCACCAACCTGTTTGCCCGCATCGGTATCGCCCCTGAGGCGGGCGGGCGAGGGGGCACCCCGATCCAGGTTTCCTAACTCCAAATCCGCTCAGGCTGGCTCCCACTCGATCTTCACCACATCCACCAAGCGATGGCCCTCTCCGTCAATGGCCAGAAAGGTGTCATCGCTTAGCCGCTTTAGGAATTAGCGCTCAGCCTGAGTGCAGTCTGTCGGATGGGATGGATCAATCTCGGGAGCCCAAAAATGCATGGCCTCAAGCCCTTCGCCTATACCTAATCAAGCTAGCCAGGGCAGGCGGTGTCGACTACGCCCGGCAGGATCATCTCAAGCACGGCGCCTCCTTCAGCCTGGTTGCTGGCCTGGATCCGGCCGCCGTGGGTAACGGCGATCTGCTGCACGATCGACAAGCCCAGGCCACTGCCGATCCGTTTACTGCGGGCCCGAGATGGATCACCTCGGTAAAAGCGCTCAAACAGATGGGCGAGGTCGTCTTCGCTAAGCCCGGGGCCCTGATCCGCCACGCTCAGCTGGCACCACTCACCGCGGCGATCGAGGCTGACCCGCACCACCCCCCCATCGGGGCTGTAGCGCAGGGCGTTATCAAAAAGGTTGAGCAGGGCCCGGTGCAGGCGGGAATTGTCGCCGCTCAACCGCAACTGCGCTGGTGCAACTAGCTCAAGAGCTATCTGGCGTTGATCTGCCAGCGGCCGCACGCTGGCCCATACCTGCTCCACCAGCTGGGGCAGATCCACCACCATGGCCCGTGGGCCCGTACCCGGCAGGGTGTTTTCCAGGCGGGAGAGCTCCAGTAGGTCGCCCACCAGCTCCTGCAGCCGCAGCAATTCCCGCTGCAACCGCTCCACCAGCCGCGCATTCTGGCTATTCACCTGGGCAGCGAGGCTGTCGCCCACCAGCAGCAGGGCGGTGAGGGGGGTTTTCAATTCATGGGCCACATCACTAACCCAGCGCTCCTGCTGCTCGAGCTGGGCATCAAGGGAGCGGCGGCTCTGCAGTTGCACCACCAACCAGCCATCTCGTCCCGGCACCACCATGGCGTCTAGGTCATGGCCGCCGGAGTGCAATTCCAGCCGCTGGGGGCGATCCTGGCGTCGGGCGATGCGGATGCTGCTGGCTAGGTCTGGATCTGGGCAGACATCACCAAATGGCTGGCTGAGCAACAGGCGGCCGGCATCAAGTTGCAGGATCCGCTCCGCCCTTGGGTTGATATGGCCGATCAGGCCCTGACGATCCAGCAGGATCCAGCCGATGGCGGCGGAATCCATCCAGCTCAGCAGCTGCCGGGGTGGGGGCAGGGCCCGGTTTAGGCCAGAGCGGCGCCGCCAGGAGACAATTACCAAGCTGCCAAGCAGGCCGAGCCCGATGCCCAGGCTCAACGCGAGCAGCAGCTCAAGGGCTCTAGCCAAAGCGATAACCAAAGCCCCGCACCGTGATCAGATGCACCGGGGCTGATGGACTCTCCTCCAACTTCTCCCGCAACCAGCGAATGTGCACATCAACGGTTTTGCTGTCGCCGATATAGTCGATACCCCAAAGTTGCTCCAGCAGCTGATCGCGGCTCCAAACGCGCCGCGGATTTTGCATAAACA
Encoded here:
- a CDS encoding cupin domain-containing protein — translated: MIHPARPLGVLAALLPAVATVASGAPALSQQVPVVAPRHEQLAPVPGAPTAQVGVAVRRLGGQPLDHDFHALQGRELRLRELTIAPGGSITLHRHDQRPGVAYILEGQMTEWRGPGFTPRVIGPGEAVFEATGVSHWWRNEGTSPARALVVDIVPVSAP
- a CDS encoding EamA family transporter encodes the protein MSPFSAIPLWFTWALFSAIFASASAVLGKIGLENVEADLGTLIRTGVISIFLPLLIIATGKWSNPFELSQQTWVFITLSGIASGLSSFCFFRALKQGDASLVVPVDRLSLLLVALIGFAFLGERPSAIGWTGLLLIGGGGLLLSLAE
- a CDS encoding Coq4 family protein, which codes for MSRFGELLRAANNLKLLAAIGRSGGDLSSVADLVDNMIDSPQMVDSIRRFKEVAGGAEMLEQRYPPLQPDIERLIQLPEGSLGRSYAELIRRLNYDPEFFRPRPIASEAQWLTQRVATTHDIHHVVAGFGTMPAGESGVLAITAAQIGFPAYVLLTTAGQLASFRFQLHRYEELAQAVAHGMAIGHQAHCLAAARWEEGWERPISDWRLELGISDPAAGEAYGLAV
- a CDS encoding SulP family inorganic anion transporter; amino-acid sequence: MFRPHRDVLAGLVVAFAMIPEAIAFSGIAGVDPRVGLFGAFILAVTLAVVGGRSAMITSATGSTALLMTGLVQQGEGLGAGLGLQYLLAAGILTGILQIAWGYLRLAHQMRFVPQPVMAGFVNALAILIFLAQLPQLGLDFFHPDKQAISAAQLPAVYGLLALTLAIIYLLPRLSTVVPSALVAILLSTGLSIHLGLDVPTVASLGILPSGLPQFGLPQVPFNLSTLGLILPTALAISLVGLMETFLTQDILDDLTDSSSSKNIEARGQGIGNIVSSLFGGMAGCALVGQSVMNVGYGGRSRLSTLTSGVSLLAMILLASNWVNQIPMATLVGVMVMIAINTANWDSIRAIRRIPKSDSAVMLLTVVVTVLTHNLAVGLLAGVALAGILFSRKVAKVIEVSSELLAPDHRLYRVRGQLFFVSTIYFRQGFDLHDHPDRISIDMAEAHIWDQSGVTALDQVIRKMKLKGSSVEVLGLNPESTNLFARIGIAPEAGGRGGTPIQVS
- a CDS encoding cupin domain-containing protein; translation: MELHADLSQRAVLDTNALEWNHSPMAGVERHLLDRNGGEIARATSIVRYAPGSRFERHFHGGGEEILVLEGTFSDEQGDYPAGSYLRNPAGSSHAPFSETGCTILVKLHQMHPADQQQLAINTNKEAWLPGLVKGLEVMPLHAFGSEHLALVRWAPGTVFHPHSHPGGEEILVLSGVFQDEHGTYPAGSWLRNPTGSVHRPWSEAGCTIWVKTGHLPETMAQQC
- a CDS encoding response regulator, producing MTPERRTNPIRILIADDEANIRRILETRLRLAGFEVAAAVNGMQALELFRSFEPDALVLDVMMPELDGFAVTERIRAQTEVPIILLTSLGDVGDRLTGLKLGADDYILKPFSPKELELRIRCVLRRSSPSLLSGKQTNNGADRKPASSHWLIVGNFRVDLTRRKAYRGDERIRLTGMEFSLLELLINRAGEPVSRLDILEQVWGYRPTKSNDSRVVDVHISRLRAKVEEDVEIPELILTTRGKGYMFRRTSQEEMALIV
- a CDS encoding sensor histidine kinase, with the translated sequence MARALELLLALSLGIGLGLLGSLVIVSWRRRSGLNRALPPPRQLLSWMDSAAIGWILLDRQGLIGHINPRAERILQLDAGRLLLSQPFGDVCPDPDLASSIRIARRQDRPQRLELHSGGHDLDAMVVPGRDGWLVVQLQSRRSLDAQLEQQERWVSDVAHELKTPLTALLLVGDSLAAQVNSQNARLVERLQRELLRLQELVGDLLELSRLENTLPGTGPRAMVVDLPQLVEQVWASVRPLADQRQIALELVAPAQLRLSGDNSRLHRALLNLFDNALRYSPDGGVVRVSLDRRGEWCQLSVADQGPGLSEDDLAHLFERFYRGDPSRARSKRIGSGLGLSIVQQIAVTHGGRIQASNQAEGGAVLEMILPGVVDTACPG
- a CDS encoding Fur family transcriptional regulator, producing the protein MASATSFPRQQPLLQLLQQADGELSAQELHQRLRATRHSTGLATVYRVLKQLQQAGLVRCRKLPSGEAVYAPVDRDEHHLTCVQCGLIQALPLCRISSGSLGLGAVLLQGFRPLFHTFEIHGLCRRCQQHEIAGNE
- a CDS encoding GTP-binding protein, with translation MTVLTGYLGAGKTTLLNRILTHEHGLKVAVIVNEFGEVGIDNQLVVDTDEEIFEMNNGCICCTVRGDLIRIIGNLMKRRDRFDHLVIETTGLADPAPVIQTFIVDEDLRDELRLDAVVTLVDLKHVELHRDTEEVQEQLAFVDVLVLNKADLVSDINPVARLLTSHNADVPMQELLGVQAFELERALSLDPGFLVDEHAHEHDDAVGSVALVEERPMDMEKLGSWISELVSSRGPDLFRMSRVNQVDGEFLAITSTGGDLLLLDFRAGCEELLRGNHDSSLDVVGFSGNGQFLMAAGQVGELLLWELGGTGVRPLAMDPIPLGSGWIDAAAWQPGGLLRVSSSS
- a CDS encoding AbrB family transcriptional regulator; the encoded protein is MITGSELLAKVKEMGDVSKSELVRECGYVSTKKDGGERLNFTAFYEALLGAKGVSLGSDSGGRGKGGRSLSYVATVQGNGNLLVGKAYTAVLDLIPGDEFEIKLGRKQIKLIPLGSAEEE